A section of the Mycobacterium sp. 3519A genome encodes:
- a CDS encoding CAP domain-containing protein — MGRRAAAALLTAYAAAALVVTTAPAKADGDQGGAVLNQINAVRAANGCGPVAVNPALTASAARQANDMLANGVVNHTGSDGSTPAQRVAAAGYTPYASIGEVVFWGTDSSGTPAAAVTWWMRSPNHRAIITDCQFTEAGFSAVSNGMKMTAAGDFGKR, encoded by the coding sequence ATGGGTAGAAGGGCAGCTGCGGCGTTGCTGACCGCGTATGCCGCCGCGGCGCTGGTGGTGACGACGGCGCCGGCGAAGGCCGACGGCGATCAGGGCGGCGCGGTGCTGAACCAGATCAATGCGGTCCGGGCGGCCAACGGGTGCGGTCCGGTCGCCGTCAATCCGGCGCTCACCGCGTCGGCAGCGAGGCAGGCCAACGACATGCTTGCCAACGGGGTGGTGAACCACACCGGTTCGGACGGCTCGACGCCCGCGCAACGCGTCGCCGCCGCCGGGTACACGCCGTACGCCTCGATCGGCGAGGTGGTGTTCTGGGGCACCGACTCCAGCGGCACCCCGGCGGCCGCGGTGACGTGGTGGATGAGAAGCCCGAACCATCGCGCGATCATCACCGACTGCCAATTCACCGAGGCCGGGTTCTCGGCTGTCAGCAACGGCATGAAGATGACGGCGGCCGGCGACTTCGGCAAGCGATAG
- a CDS encoding MarR family winged helix-turn-helix transcriptional regulator translates to MKDVDARLASDLSLAVIRLARQLRFRRPDSHVSLSQLSALSTLAKEGPMTPGALATRERVRPPSMTRVIASLCDLGFVARTAHPADGRQVLVSVSQAGIDLIEAERRASQEWLKNRLDRLEEDQRKTLLVAADLMSGIVDESA, encoded by the coding sequence GTGAAAGACGTCGACGCCAGGCTGGCGAGCGATCTGTCGCTGGCAGTGATCCGGTTGGCTCGCCAATTGCGGTTCCGGCGTCCGGATTCCCACGTTTCGCTGTCACAGCTGTCGGCGCTGTCGACGCTTGCCAAGGAGGGGCCGATGACTCCCGGCGCGTTAGCCACGCGGGAACGCGTCCGGCCGCCGTCGATGACGCGGGTGATCGCGTCGCTGTGCGACCTCGGGTTCGTCGCGCGCACAGCGCATCCCGCCGACGGCAGGCAGGTGCTGGTGTCGGTGTCGCAGGCGGGCATCGACCTGATCGAGGCCGAGCGCCGGGCCAGCCAGGAGTGGCTCAAGAACCGACTGGACCGTCTCGAAGAGGACCAGCGCAAGACGCTGCTGGTCGCCGCCGACCTGATGTCGGGCATCGTCGACGAAAGCGCGTGA
- a CDS encoding DUF2537 domain-containing protein: protein MGLTVAGFVAAVTAAAVVVLSLGLTRVHPLLAVGLNLVAVGGLAPTVWGWRKLPVWRWFVLGSGVGVAGAWLALLAMALGGLIG from the coding sequence ATGGGACTGACGGTGGCCGGCTTCGTCGCGGCGGTCACCGCCGCCGCGGTCGTCGTGCTCAGCCTCGGTCTGACACGCGTGCATCCGCTGCTGGCCGTCGGCCTCAATCTGGTCGCCGTCGGCGGGCTGGCCCCGACCGTGTGGGGTTGGCGGAAGCTACCGGTGTGGCGGTGGTTCGTGTTGGGGTCCGGCGTCGGAGTGGCCGGGGCGTGGCTGGCGCTGCTGGCGATGGCCCTCGGCGGGCTGATCGGATAA
- a CDS encoding maleylpyruvate isomerase N-terminal domain-containing protein, whose translation MGPSRELVTDPVATFASAAHSFAALVHELPAGGWDGPGLGEWDLRSLVGHASRSLITVSTYLQQPAQREDIKTPHEYYAMVNPTVLGLEPEGVLERGRQAGRDLGDDPAATVDGLVSRVLDELDGVGDPLITVIGGAGIRLHAYLPTRTFELAVHGLDIARAVGISFTPPPDVLEEATVLAARIAAFAGHGEPVLLALTGRAELPSPFSVV comes from the coding sequence ATGGGACCAAGTCGCGAACTCGTGACGGATCCGGTTGCCACCTTCGCCTCGGCGGCGCACAGTTTCGCCGCGCTGGTGCATGAGCTTCCGGCTGGCGGCTGGGACGGTCCCGGTCTCGGCGAGTGGGATCTGCGCTCGCTGGTCGGTCACGCGTCGCGCTCGCTGATCACGGTCAGCACCTACTTGCAGCAGCCCGCCCAGCGCGAGGACATCAAGACACCGCACGAGTACTACGCCATGGTGAATCCGACGGTGCTCGGACTGGAGCCGGAGGGTGTCCTCGAGCGTGGCAGGCAGGCGGGCCGCGACCTCGGAGATGATCCAGCCGCGACGGTCGACGGACTGGTGTCGCGGGTGCTGGATGAGTTGGATGGCGTCGGCGATCCATTGATCACCGTGATCGGCGGCGCAGGCATCCGGCTGCACGCCTATTTGCCGACACGGACGTTCGAGCTGGCAGTGCATGGACTGGATATTGCTCGCGCCGTTGGCATTTCGTTCACACCGCCGCCCGACGTGTTGGAGGAGGCGACCGTGTTGGCGGCGCGTATCGCGGCCTTCGCAGGGCATGGCGAACCCGTGCTGTTGGCGTTGACGGGACGAGCCGAGTTGCCGTCGCCGTTCTCTGTCGTCTGA
- a CDS encoding FAD-dependent oxidoreductase — protein MPHVITQSCCSDGSCVYACPVNCIHPSPDEPGFATAEMLYIDPAACVDCGACVSACPVGAIAPDTKLAPEQLPFVELNAAFYPKREGKLPPSSKLAPVLEAPYVESRAGGPLTVAIVGSGPAAMYAADELLTQQGVRVNVFERLPTPYGLVRAGVAPDHQSTKRVTKLFDRIAGRRGFRFYLNVEVGSDLTHDELLAHHHAVLYAVGAPSDRRLDIDGMGLPGTGTATEVVAWFNGHPEYADLPIDLSDERVVIIGNGNVALDVARILTTDPDVLARTDIADHALAALRESRVEEVVIAARRGPADSAFTLPELIGLASTCDVVLDAADHDLVLRDLADASDPLTRNKLEVLSKLGDASTPATRPRIRFAYHLTPHRVVGDTRAEAAEFTMTGTDEQRTMSAGFVLTSIGYRGKPIRGLPFDESAAVVPNEGGRVIGAPGSYVAGWIKRGPTGFIGTNKSCAAETVHNLVADYNRDLLTDPTGKALDKLVRSRRPDVIDGGGWKAIDAAEIARGGGVRPRDKFTAVSDMLAAAAAAPTPPVHERLLAALRR, from the coding sequence ATGCCGCACGTAATCACCCAGTCGTGTTGCAGCGACGGGTCCTGTGTCTACGCGTGCCCGGTGAACTGCATCCATCCGTCACCGGATGAGCCGGGCTTCGCCACCGCCGAAATGCTCTACATCGACCCGGCGGCCTGCGTCGACTGCGGCGCGTGCGTCAGCGCGTGTCCGGTCGGGGCGATCGCGCCGGACACCAAGCTGGCACCCGAGCAGTTGCCGTTCGTCGAGTTGAACGCCGCGTTCTATCCGAAGCGGGAAGGCAAGCTGCCGCCGTCGTCGAAGTTGGCGCCGGTGCTCGAGGCGCCCTACGTCGAGTCCCGCGCCGGTGGGCCGCTGACGGTGGCGATCGTCGGCTCCGGGCCCGCGGCCATGTACGCCGCCGACGAACTGCTCACCCAGCAGGGCGTGCGGGTCAATGTTTTCGAACGACTGCCGACGCCATACGGATTGGTGCGGGCCGGGGTCGCTCCCGACCACCAGAGCACCAAGCGGGTGACCAAGCTGTTCGACAGGATCGCCGGGCGGCGCGGGTTTCGGTTCTACCTCAACGTCGAGGTGGGATCGGACCTGACGCATGACGAACTGCTCGCCCATCATCACGCCGTGCTGTATGCCGTCGGCGCGCCGAGCGATCGTCGCCTCGACATCGACGGGATGGGCCTGCCCGGCACCGGTACCGCCACCGAGGTGGTGGCCTGGTTCAACGGCCATCCCGAATATGCCGATCTGCCAATCGATTTGAGCGATGAGCGAGTGGTCATCATCGGCAACGGCAACGTCGCCCTCGACGTGGCGCGCATCCTGACGACGGACCCGGACGTGCTGGCGCGCACCGATATCGCCGACCACGCGTTGGCCGCGCTGCGCGAGTCGCGGGTCGAGGAGGTGGTCATCGCGGCCCGCCGCGGCCCCGCAGATTCGGCGTTCACGCTGCCGGAATTGATCGGGCTGGCGTCGACGTGCGACGTGGTGCTCGACGCCGCCGACCACGATCTCGTGCTGCGTGACCTCGCGGACGCCTCAGATCCGTTGACGCGCAACAAACTCGAGGTCCTGTCCAAGCTCGGCGATGCGTCCACGCCTGCCACCCGCCCCCGTATCCGGTTCGCCTACCACCTGACACCGCATCGCGTCGTGGGGGACACGCGCGCGGAGGCGGCCGAGTTCACGATGACGGGCACCGACGAACAGCGAACCATGTCAGCCGGATTCGTGCTGACCTCAATCGGCTACCGCGGCAAGCCCATTCGGGGTCTGCCGTTCGACGAGTCGGCGGCGGTGGTACCCAACGAGGGCGGCCGGGTCATCGGGGCGCCGGGCAGTTACGTCGCAGGCTGGATCAAGCGAGGCCCGACCGGATTCATCGGCACCAACAAGTCATGCGCCGCGGAAACGGTGCACAACCTGGTGGCCGACTACAACCGCGATCTGCTCACCGACCCGACCGGCAAGGCGCTGGACAAGTTGGTGCGCAGTCGCAGGCCCGACGTCATCGACGGTGGGGGATGGAAGGCCATCGACGCCGCGGAAATCGCTCGCGGCGGCGGAGTGCGGCCACGCGACAAGTTCACCGCGGTCAGCGACATGCTCGCCGCCGCGGCCGCCGCGCCCACACCGCCGGTGCACGAGCGCCTGTTGGCGGCCCTGCGTCGGTAA
- a CDS encoding RNA methyltransferase, with translation MSANVIDVADPADRRLDDFRDLNSVDRRPDLPSGKGLVIAEGVLVVQRMLASRFRPRALLGTDRRLGELADDLVGVDAPFYRVGADVMAEVIGFHLNRGVLASASRAPELTVPQVIDGARTVAVLEGVNDHENLGSIFRNAAGLAVDAVIFGLGCADPLYRRAVRVSMGHALLVPYAWAQAWPRDLHTLRDNGFRLLAMTPEPSADTLADAAAQVVDDKVAFLVGAEGPGLTESVMRASDMRVRIPMSRGTDSLNVATAAALAFYERARLLG, from the coding sequence GTGAGCGCAAACGTAATCGACGTCGCCGACCCTGCGGATCGCCGGCTCGACGACTTCCGCGATCTCAACAGCGTGGACCGCAGACCCGATCTGCCGAGCGGTAAGGGTTTGGTGATCGCCGAGGGCGTGCTGGTGGTGCAGCGGATGCTGGCCTCGCGGTTTCGCCCGAGGGCGCTGCTCGGCACCGACCGTCGACTGGGTGAACTGGCCGACGACCTGGTCGGCGTCGACGCGCCGTTCTACCGGGTGGGCGCCGACGTGATGGCCGAGGTAATCGGCTTCCACCTCAACCGCGGGGTGCTGGCGTCGGCGTCACGTGCGCCGGAACTGACCGTGCCGCAGGTGATCGACGGGGCACGCACCGTGGCCGTGCTCGAGGGCGTCAACGACCACGAGAACCTCGGCTCGATCTTCCGCAACGCGGCCGGGCTGGCGGTGGATGCGGTGATCTTCGGTCTTGGCTGCGCCGACCCGCTGTACCGGCGCGCGGTGCGGGTGTCGATGGGGCACGCGTTGCTGGTGCCGTACGCCTGGGCGCAGGCCTGGCCTCGTGACCTACATACCTTGCGGGACAACGGCTTTCGTCTGCTCGCCATGACGCCAGAACCCTCGGCCGACACCCTCGCCGACGCGGCGGCGCAGGTGGTTGACGACAAGGTCGCGTTCCTCGTCGGCGCCGAGGGGCCGGGGCTGACCGAGTCGGTGATGCGGGCCAGCGACATGCGAGTGCGGATCCCGATGTCGCGCGGAACCGACTCGCTGAACGTGGCCACGGCTGCCGCGCTCGCGTTCTACGAGCGGGCTAGATTGCTTGGGTGA
- a CDS encoding family 1 glycosylhydrolase has protein sequence MRPAAYIGRVGGLAVALGIGVALATGYGCAPAWADTPDSTATEKASTTSETADQPSSEPTKPETVTSPEPKDDDEVTKPTKKKPKPKKTVKSADSAKPAKAPASKVAAAEVKADTDTDTDPQPSAKAAVAEKPVTSVAAQTLSATPQTTSAAVTTKLTTPPVPSLRPWPTAYDPTTVVTYVGGLVSSVVKAVLDPFAAGLPSAPTQPPTAWTLLAWVRRELFNGTPRVHPVVNPQQNGLVTGNIGAVDPDGDPLTYTVVGRPLNGGTLEVDQDGNFTYRPMNAMAAVGGTDEFTVVVSDKAAGLHVHGPMGLLKFVPILGNFINPGGGDAVAQKITVNVDPVAGVDLSFPASFHWGVAHAGFQAEGGPNSPVDPNSDWYKWVHDSINQLLGIANGVPENGPGTYVSYDSDAALAHDQLGMDTFRMSIEWSRIFPNSTASVDISDEGGTVSLADLQALDALANQAEVQHYRDVFDSLRAHNLEPLVSVNHFTLPTWVHDPITARPLIQLGLPAPAAGWLSPTTPDEFEKYAAYVAWKYGDQVDNWTTLNEPFPPVLTEFLAIPGLVPNWPPGVIRPDLASTFLVNEAKGHVAAYDAIHQWDTKIAKDGQPAAFVGFTNNMIPARPANPINPLDVQAANAWNQFYNKWFPNAVIDGWVDANFDGIKQANEIHEDFKNKVDFMGVQYYGSQPMQGFGLAPIPGFPFLQGLPVRCSASQPNCSDFNQPTDPGGFREVLELAASYGKPLWVTENGIADDEDTKRPSYIVSHIAVVQDLLAHGMDIRGYTYWSFVDNLEWVEGYDLQFGLYGSDPTTPELERTPKPASIAAISAITKDANHSLPLSVLAMYIPGLAV, from the coding sequence ATGCGTCCTGCTGCCTATATCGGTCGGGTCGGAGGATTGGCCGTTGCGCTGGGTATCGGCGTCGCGCTGGCCACCGGATACGGGTGCGCGCCGGCGTGGGCGGATACGCCTGATTCGACCGCCACCGAGAAGGCGTCGACCACCTCCGAGACGGCCGACCAACCGTCGAGTGAGCCGACGAAACCCGAGACCGTGACCAGTCCGGAGCCGAAGGACGACGACGAGGTCACCAAGCCGACGAAGAAGAAGCCCAAACCCAAGAAGACGGTCAAGTCCGCGGACAGCGCCAAACCCGCGAAAGCGCCCGCGAGCAAGGTCGCCGCCGCCGAGGTGAAGGCGGACACCGACACCGACACCGACCCGCAACCGTCTGCCAAAGCGGCGGTCGCCGAGAAGCCGGTGACATCCGTTGCGGCGCAGACTCTCTCGGCAACCCCGCAGACCACATCAGCCGCGGTGACCACGAAGCTGACCACACCGCCCGTCCCGTCGCTGCGGCCGTGGCCGACGGCCTACGACCCGACCACCGTCGTGACCTACGTCGGCGGCCTCGTGTCCAGCGTGGTCAAGGCGGTGCTCGATCCGTTCGCGGCCGGTTTGCCGTCGGCACCCACGCAGCCACCTACCGCGTGGACCCTGCTGGCGTGGGTGCGGCGCGAATTGTTCAACGGCACACCGCGCGTCCACCCGGTGGTCAACCCGCAGCAGAACGGGCTCGTCACCGGGAACATCGGCGCCGTCGACCCCGACGGTGATCCGCTGACCTACACCGTGGTCGGCAGGCCGCTCAACGGCGGCACGCTCGAGGTGGATCAGGACGGCAACTTCACCTACCGGCCGATGAACGCGATGGCCGCGGTCGGCGGCACCGACGAGTTCACCGTCGTGGTCAGCGACAAGGCGGCCGGCCTGCACGTCCACGGCCCGATGGGATTGTTGAAGTTCGTGCCGATCCTCGGCAACTTCATCAACCCCGGCGGCGGTGACGCGGTGGCCCAGAAGATCACCGTCAACGTCGACCCGGTGGCGGGCGTCGACCTGTCGTTCCCGGCGAGCTTCCACTGGGGCGTGGCGCACGCAGGCTTCCAGGCCGAGGGCGGCCCCAACTCACCCGTCGACCCGAATTCGGATTGGTACAAGTGGGTGCACGACTCGATCAATCAGTTGTTGGGCATCGCCAACGGGGTGCCGGAGAACGGGCCGGGCACGTACGTCTCCTACGACAGCGACGCGGCACTCGCCCACGACCAACTCGGCATGGACACCTTCCGGATGAGTATCGAGTGGAGCCGCATCTTCCCGAACTCGACTGCCTCCGTTGACATCTCCGACGAGGGTGGCACCGTCAGCCTGGCCGACCTGCAGGCCCTCGACGCGCTGGCCAACCAGGCCGAGGTGCAGCACTACCGCGATGTGTTCGACTCGCTGCGCGCACACAACCTGGAACCGCTGGTGTCGGTCAACCACTTCACGTTGCCGACGTGGGTGCACGACCCGATCACGGCGCGGCCCCTGATTCAACTCGGGCTGCCTGCGCCCGCCGCCGGTTGGCTGTCGCCGACGACGCCCGACGAGTTCGAGAAGTACGCCGCTTACGTCGCGTGGAAATACGGCGACCAGGTCGACAACTGGACGACGCTCAACGAACCGTTCCCGCCCGTGCTGACCGAGTTCCTCGCCATCCCCGGCTTGGTGCCGAACTGGCCGCCGGGGGTGATCCGGCCCGACCTCGCGTCGACGTTCCTGGTCAACGAGGCCAAGGGGCACGTCGCGGCATACGACGCGATCCACCAGTGGGACACCAAGATCGCCAAGGACGGCCAGCCCGCGGCGTTCGTCGGATTCACCAACAACATGATCCCGGCGCGGCCGGCCAATCCGATCAATCCGCTGGACGTGCAGGCCGCGAACGCGTGGAACCAGTTCTACAACAAGTGGTTCCCGAACGCGGTGATCGACGGCTGGGTCGACGCGAACTTCGACGGGATCAAACAGGCGAACGAAATTCACGAGGACTTCAAGAACAAGGTCGACTTCATGGGCGTGCAGTACTACGGGTCGCAGCCCATGCAGGGCTTCGGCCTGGCGCCGATCCCGGGCTTCCCGTTCCTGCAGGGTCTGCCGGTGCGGTGCTCGGCGTCGCAGCCAAACTGCAGCGACTTCAACCAGCCCACCGACCCGGGCGGCTTCCGCGAAGTGCTCGAGCTCGCGGCGTCATATGGAAAACCGTTGTGGGTAACCGAGAACGGTATCGCAGACGACGAGGACACCAAGCGGCCGTCGTACATCGTGAGCCACATCGCGGTGGTGCAGGACCTGCTCGCCCACGGGATGGACATCCGCGGCTACACGTATTGGTCTTTCGTGGACAACCTCGAATGGGTCGAGGGCTACGACCTGCAGTTCGGCCTCTACGGGTCCGATCCGACGACGCCGGAGCTGGAGCGCACGCCGAAGCCGGCGAGCATCGCCGCGATCAGTGCGATCACCAAGGACGCCAACCACTCGCTACCGCTGAGTGTGCTGGCGATGTACATCCCGGGATTGGCTGTCTAG
- a CDS encoding diiron oxygenase produces MARTKLVRRWRRNMEVSDDTEYVEMLTTLSEGSVRRNFNPYTDIDWDAPEFEVIENDERWILPATDPFGRHPWYQAQPIQRQIEIGMWRQANVAKVGLHFESILIRGLMEYAFWTPNGSPEYRYCLHEAVEECNHTMMFQEMVNRIGADVPGMPRLLKWVQPLIPLVAGPLPIPFWFGILAGEEPIDHTQKNVLREGKSLHPIMERVMAIHVAEEARHISFAHEYLRKRIPRLPRRKRFWLSIYVPIVMRVLCSAIIVPPRAFWKEFDIPRSVRKEVFFSSPESRQMLRDMFGDVRMLCKDTGLINPVAKLVWRICRIDGRPSRYRSEPQRQHVVAAA; encoded by the coding sequence ATGGCTCGCACGAAGCTCGTCCGACGGTGGCGCCGCAACATGGAGGTAAGCGACGACACCGAGTACGTCGAGATGCTGACCACACTGTCCGAGGGGTCGGTGCGGCGCAATTTCAACCCGTACACCGACATCGACTGGGACGCCCCCGAGTTCGAGGTGATCGAGAACGACGAGCGCTGGATCCTGCCTGCGACCGATCCGTTCGGTCGTCACCCCTGGTATCAGGCGCAGCCAATCCAACGTCAGATCGAGATCGGCATGTGGCGCCAGGCCAACGTCGCCAAGGTCGGCCTGCACTTCGAGTCGATCCTGATCCGTGGGCTGATGGAGTACGCCTTCTGGACGCCCAACGGCTCACCGGAGTACCGGTACTGCCTGCACGAGGCGGTCGAAGAGTGCAACCACACCATGATGTTCCAGGAGATGGTCAACCGCATCGGCGCCGACGTGCCGGGCATGCCGCGACTGCTGAAGTGGGTGCAACCGCTGATCCCGTTGGTGGCCGGGCCGCTGCCCATCCCGTTCTGGTTCGGCATCCTCGCAGGCGAGGAACCCATCGACCACACGCAGAAAAACGTTCTGCGCGAAGGCAAGTCGCTACACCCGATCATGGAGCGGGTGATGGCGATCCACGTCGCCGAGGAGGCTCGCCACATCTCGTTCGCGCACGAATATCTGCGCAAGCGAATCCCGAGGCTGCCGCGGCGTAAGCGGTTCTGGTTGTCGATCTACGTGCCGATCGTGATGCGCGTGCTGTGCTCGGCGATCATCGTGCCGCCTCGAGCGTTCTGGAAGGAATTCGACATTCCACGTTCGGTGCGCAAAGAAGTGTTCTTCTCCTCGCCCGAGTCCCGCCAGATGCTGCGCGACATGTTCGGCGACGTCCGGATGCTGTGCAAGGACACCGGACTGATCAACCCGGTTGCCAAGCTGGTGTGGCGGATCTGCAGGATCGACGGCCGGCCCAGCCGCTACCGCAGCGAACCGCAGCGCCAGCACGTGGTGGCCGCCGCTTAG
- the serC gene encoding phosphoserine transaminase → MADLTIPADLKPADGRFGCGPSKVRPEQLQALAAAGDLFGTSHRQAPVKNLVGRVRDGLRQLFSLPDGYEVILGNGGSTAFWDAAAFGLIDKRSLHLTYGEFSSKFASCVVKNPFVGDPVIVKADPGSAPKPQSDPSVDLIAWAHNETSTGVAVPVQRPDGAGDALIAIDATSAAGGLPVDITEVDAYYFAPQKNFAGDGGLWVAILSPAALARVEAIAAADRWVPDFLSLPIAIDNSTKNQTYNTPAIATLILLAEQIDWLLGNGGLDWAVKRTADSSQRLYNWAEASKFATPFVADPALRSQVVGTVDFSDDVDAAAVAKTLRANGIVDTEPYRKLGRNQLRVGMFPAVEPDDVSALTKCIDWVVERL, encoded by the coding sequence ATGGCCGACCTCACCATTCCCGCCGACCTCAAACCCGCCGACGGACGTTTCGGCTGCGGGCCGTCCAAAGTCCGGCCCGAGCAGTTGCAGGCGCTGGCCGCCGCGGGCGATCTTTTCGGCACGTCGCATCGGCAGGCACCGGTGAAGAACCTCGTCGGCCGGGTCCGCGACGGGCTGCGCCAATTGTTCTCGCTCCCAGACGGTTACGAGGTGATCCTCGGCAACGGCGGCTCGACGGCGTTCTGGGACGCCGCCGCGTTCGGCCTGATCGACAAGCGCTCACTGCATCTGACCTACGGCGAGTTCAGCTCGAAGTTTGCCTCGTGCGTGGTGAAGAACCCGTTCGTCGGCGACCCCGTCATCGTCAAGGCCGACCCCGGCAGCGCGCCGAAGCCCCAGTCGGATCCGTCAGTCGACCTGATCGCATGGGCGCACAACGAGACCTCGACCGGCGTCGCGGTGCCGGTGCAGCGGCCCGACGGGGCAGGCGATGCGCTGATCGCGATCGACGCCACCTCCGCCGCGGGCGGTCTGCCAGTCGACATCACCGAAGTCGACGCCTACTACTTCGCACCGCAGAAGAACTTCGCCGGCGACGGCGGGTTGTGGGTGGCCATCCTGTCGCCCGCCGCGCTGGCTCGCGTCGAGGCCATCGCCGCCGCCGACCGCTGGGTGCCCGACTTCCTGTCACTGCCCATCGCGATCGACAACAGCACCAAGAACCAGACGTACAACACCCCGGCGATCGCCACGCTGATCCTGCTCGCCGAGCAGATCGACTGGTTACTTGGCAACGGCGGCCTCGACTGGGCCGTCAAGCGGACCGCCGACTCCTCGCAACGGCTCTACAACTGGGCCGAGGCGTCGAAGTTCGCGACACCGTTCGTCGCCGATCCCGCCTTGCGTTCACAGGTGGTCGGCACCGTCGACTTCTCCGACGACGTGGACGCCGCCGCGGTCGCCAAGACGCTGCGGGCCAACGGCATTGTCGACACCGAGCCGTACCGCAAACTCGGCCGCAACCAATTGCGGGTCGGGATGTTCCCCGCCGTCGAACCCGACGACGTCAGCGCTCTCACGAAGTGCATCGACTGGGTGGTCGAACGGCTCTAA
- the sepH gene encoding septation protein SepH: MRELKVVGLDIDGKRIICEAEGLGEKFLLRPDDRLRAAMRGDRVNPTEPQSDTEVQNVLRPKEIQAKIRAGASVEQVASAAGVDIERVQRFANPVLLERARAAELASAAHPVLADGPSVLTLLETVTTALVARGLDPDSTNWDAWRNEDGRWTVQLGWKAGLSDNVAHFRFTPGAHGGTVTAFDDAACELIDPDFARPLRPLAPVAELEHQEPEPPLPIETPVPVPAPKPQRTRKTKPAVPAWEDVLLGVRSSGQR, encoded by the coding sequence ATGCGGGAACTCAAAGTCGTCGGGCTCGACATCGACGGCAAACGCATCATCTGCGAGGCCGAGGGCCTCGGCGAGAAGTTCCTGCTCCGACCCGACGACCGTCTGCGCGCCGCGATGCGCGGCGACCGAGTCAACCCGACCGAACCCCAATCCGACACCGAGGTCCAAAACGTGCTGCGTCCCAAGGAGATTCAGGCCAAGATCCGCGCGGGCGCGTCCGTCGAGCAGGTCGCCTCGGCCGCAGGGGTCGACATCGAACGTGTTCAGCGGTTTGCCAATCCGGTGTTGCTGGAGCGCGCACGGGCGGCCGAACTGGCCTCCGCCGCGCACCCGGTGCTCGCCGACGGCCCCTCGGTGCTGACACTGCTGGAGACGGTGACGACGGCGCTGGTGGCCCGCGGGCTGGATCCGGACTCCACCAACTGGGATGCCTGGCGCAACGAGGACGGCCGCTGGACCGTGCAACTGGGCTGGAAAGCAGGCCTGTCCGACAACGTCGCGCATTTCCGGTTCACCCCGGGCGCCCACGGCGGCACCGTCACCGCGTTCGACGACGCGGCATGTGAGCTGATCGACCCCGACTTCGCCCGGCCGCTGCGCCCGCTGGCCCCGGTGGCCGAACTCGAACACCAGGAGCCGGAACCGCCGCTGCCCATCGAAACACCGGTGCCGGTGCCCGCACCGAAGCCGCAGCGCACCCGCAAGACCAAACCCGCCGTCCCGGCGTGGGAGGACGTCCTACTCGGCGTGCGCTCCAGCGGCCAACGCTGA
- a CDS encoding VOC family protein, with protein MAIEVQPSVSPHLCVDGAAAAIDFYVKAFDAVELGRVPGPDGKLVHAALQINGSTVLLNDDFPEYNDGKPSTPTALGGTPVTIHLTVTDVDAKFQQALDAGATVVAPLDDQFWGDRYGVLRDPFGHQWSLGQPVREVSMEEIAEAMQQG; from the coding sequence ATGGCAATCGAAGTACAACCATCCGTATCCCCGCATCTGTGTGTCGACGGCGCCGCCGCCGCAATCGACTTCTACGTCAAGGCTTTTGACGCTGTAGAGCTGGGGCGGGTGCCAGGACCGGACGGCAAACTGGTGCACGCCGCGCTGCAGATCAACGGCTCGACGGTGTTGCTCAACGACGACTTCCCGGAGTACAACGACGGAAAGCCGTCGACCCCGACGGCGCTCGGCGGCACACCGGTGACCATCCACCTGACGGTCACGGATGTCGACGCGAAGTTCCAGCAGGCGCTCGACGCAGGCGCCACCGTGGTCGCGCCGCTGGACGACCAGTTCTGGGGTGACCGCTACGGCGTGCTCCGCGATCCGTTCGGACATCAGTGGTCACTGGGCCAGCCGGTGCGCGAGGTGTCGATGGAGGAAATCGCCGAGGCGATGCAGCAGGGCTAG